The following proteins come from a genomic window of Nocardioides albertanoniae:
- the lpdA gene encoding dihydrolipoyl dehydrogenase, giving the protein MTHFDVLVLGAGPGGYVAAIRAAQLGKSVAVVEKQYWGGVCLNVGCIPSKALLRNAEIAHIITHEKKTFGISGDATMDFATTWKRSRSVADASAKGVHYLMKKNKITEVDGWGTLTGPKSIDVEGKDGSTSHTFDNLIIGTGATVRSVPGVVPNGQNIVTYEEQILTEELPKSIVIGGSGAIGVEFAYVLKNFGVDVTIVEFLDRMVPTEDADVSKELLRHYKKLGVNVLLSTAVKGVEDTGSGVTVKVAPAAGGEEQTLEADKFLAAFGFAPRVEGFGLEAAGVELTERGAIAVDARGRTNVENVYAIGDCTGKLMLAHTAEAMGVIAAETIAGAETMEIDFDMIPRATFCQPQIASFGYSEAQAKEKGYDVKTASFPFSANGKARGMAETAGFVKIVADAEHNELLGAHLIGPEVTELLPALTLAKTWDLTADEIARNVFAHPTLSEAMKEAIEGIAGHMINL; this is encoded by the coding sequence GTGACCCACTTCGATGTCCTCGTCCTCGGCGCTGGCCCCGGTGGCTACGTCGCCGCCATCCGTGCCGCTCAGCTCGGCAAGTCTGTCGCCGTCGTCGAGAAGCAGTACTGGGGCGGTGTGTGCCTCAACGTCGGCTGCATCCCGTCCAAGGCGCTGCTCCGCAACGCTGAGATCGCGCACATCATCACGCACGAGAAGAAGACCTTCGGCATCTCAGGCGATGCCACCATGGACTTCGCGACGACCTGGAAGCGCAGCCGCAGTGTGGCCGATGCGAGCGCCAAGGGCGTCCACTACCTGATGAAGAAGAACAAGATCACCGAGGTCGACGGCTGGGGCACGCTCACCGGCCCGAAGTCGATCGACGTCGAGGGCAAGGACGGCTCGACGTCGCACACCTTCGACAACCTGATCATCGGCACCGGCGCGACCGTGCGCTCGGTGCCCGGCGTCGTGCCCAACGGGCAGAACATCGTGACCTACGAGGAGCAGATCCTCACCGAGGAGCTGCCGAAGTCGATCGTCATCGGCGGCTCGGGTGCGATCGGCGTCGAGTTCGCCTACGTGCTGAAGAACTTCGGCGTCGACGTCACGATCGTGGAGTTCCTGGACCGGATGGTCCCGACCGAGGACGCCGACGTGTCCAAGGAGCTGCTGCGTCACTACAAGAAGCTCGGCGTCAACGTGCTCCTCTCGACCGCTGTCAAGGGCGTCGAAGACACCGGCTCCGGCGTCACCGTGAAGGTCGCCCCCGCCGCCGGCGGTGAGGAGCAGACGCTCGAGGCCGACAAGTTCCTGGCCGCCTTCGGCTTCGCGCCGCGCGTGGAGGGCTTCGGTCTGGAGGCCGCCGGTGTCGAGCTCACCGAGCGCGGTGCCATCGCGGTCGACGCCCGTGGACGTACGAACGTCGAGAACGTCTACGCGATCGGTGACTGCACCGGCAAGCTGATGCTCGCCCACACGGCCGAGGCCATGGGGGTCATCGCCGCGGAGACGATCGCCGGCGCCGAGACCATGGAGATCGACTTCGACATGATCCCGCGGGCGACGTTCTGCCAGCCGCAGATCGCCTCCTTCGGCTACTCCGAGGCGCAGGCCAAGGAGAAGGGCTACGACGTCAAGACCGCGTCGTTCCCGTTCTCGGCCAACGGCAAGGCTCGCGGCATGGCCGAGACCGCCGGCTTCGTCAAGATCGTCGCCGACGCCGAGCACAACGAGCTTCTCGGCGCCCACCTGATCGGCCCGGAGGTCACCGAGCTGCTCCCGGCCCTGACCCTGGCGAAGACCTGGGACCTCACCGCCGACGAGATCGCTCGCAACGTCTTCGCGCACCCGACCCTGTCGGAGGCGATGAAGGAAGCCATCGAGGGCATCGCAGGCCACATGATCAACCTGTAA
- a CDS encoding NAD(P)H-quinone dehydrogenase, producing the protein MARVTIVGGGPGGYEAALVAQQLGAEVTVVDRDGVGGSAVLTDCVPSKTLIATSELMSDMTLARDLGINFRDHQGDPATELYADLGLVNERVKALALAQSSDIEGRLTRRGIRVVKGAGRIDADKRRVVAALPDGGEEAIENDAVLIATGARPRVLPSAQPDGERILTWEQVYDLDELPEHMIVVGSGVTGVEFANAYLNLGARVTLVSSRDRVLPGEDADAATVLQDVLERQGMNILGKSRMETVTRDGDVVTVKLTDGREVTGSHCVLALGSIPNTEDLGLAEAGIELDEGGFIRTDKVSRTSAYGVYAAGDCTGGFMLASTAAMAGRIAMRHFLGDAVIPMDLKEVAANVFTSPEIATVGYSQAQVDSGEVVADTLRLDLKGNPRAKMQGISDGFVKLISRPGTGVVIGGVVVGPRASELIHPITLAVSTGLTVDQIANTFTVYPSISGSTAEAARRLHHVE; encoded by the coding sequence ATGGCGCGGGTGACGATTGTTGGTGGCGGTCCAGGCGGGTACGAGGCGGCGCTGGTGGCGCAGCAGCTCGGGGCCGAGGTGACTGTCGTCGATCGCGACGGCGTCGGTGGCAGTGCGGTGCTGACCGACTGTGTGCCCAGCAAGACGTTGATCGCCACCTCCGAGCTGATGTCCGACATGACGCTCGCCCGCGACCTCGGCATCAACTTCCGTGACCACCAGGGTGACCCGGCGACCGAGCTCTACGCCGACCTCGGGCTGGTCAACGAGCGGGTCAAGGCGCTCGCGCTCGCGCAGTCGAGCGACATCGAGGGGCGACTGACCCGACGCGGGATCAGGGTCGTCAAGGGCGCTGGTCGCATCGACGCCGACAAGCGCCGTGTCGTCGCGGCCCTGCCCGACGGCGGCGAGGAGGCGATCGAGAACGATGCCGTGCTGATCGCCACGGGTGCCCGGCCGCGGGTGCTGCCGAGCGCGCAGCCCGACGGCGAGCGAATCCTGACCTGGGAGCAGGTCTACGACCTCGACGAGCTGCCCGAGCACATGATCGTGGTCGGCTCCGGCGTCACCGGCGTCGAGTTCGCCAACGCCTACCTCAACCTCGGCGCGCGGGTCACCCTCGTGTCGTCGCGCGATCGTGTTCTCCCAGGTGAGGACGCGGATGCGGCGACGGTGCTCCAGGACGTGCTCGAGCGGCAGGGGATGAACATCCTCGGCAAGTCGCGCATGGAGACGGTGACCCGTGACGGCGACGTCGTGACCGTGAAGCTCACCGACGGCCGCGAGGTCACCGGCAGCCACTGCGTGCTCGCCCTCGGCTCCATCCCCAACACCGAGGATCTCGGACTGGCGGAGGCCGGCATCGAGCTCGACGAGGGCGGATTCATCCGCACCGACAAGGTCTCGCGCACCTCGGCCTACGGCGTCTACGCCGCCGGCGACTGCACCGGCGGCTTCATGCTCGCCTCGACCGCCGCCATGGCCGGCCGGATCGCGATGCGCCACTTCCTCGGCGACGCGGTCATCCCGATGGACCTCAAGGAGGTCGCTGCCAACGTCTTCACCTCGCCCGAGATCGCCACGGTCGGCTACTCGCAGGCCCAGGTCGACTCCGGCGAGGTCGTCGCCGACACCCTCCGCCTCGACCTCAAGGGCAACCCGCGCGCGAAGATGCAGGGCATCTCCGACGGCTTCGTGAAGCTCATCTCCCGCCCCGGCACCGGCGTCGTCATCGGCGGCGTCGTCGTCGGCCCCCG
- a CDS encoding DinB family protein: MNATAISTRERTDLLETLAVHRGFLRKTAEALTDEQARLAPTVSVLQVGGLIKHVAATEAEWARFIVEGPQAVEFTPEAFAARADEFSLLESETLAEIVAAYEKVAAATDELVRTVDLDEDHALPEAPWFQPGARWSNRRVITHIIAETAQHAGHADIIRETIDGQKTMG, translated from the coding sequence ATGAACGCAACCGCCATCTCGACCCGCGAGCGCACCGACCTGCTGGAGACCCTCGCGGTCCACCGCGGGTTCCTGCGCAAGACCGCCGAGGCGTTGACCGACGAGCAGGCTCGGCTGGCGCCGACCGTGAGCGTCCTGCAGGTCGGTGGACTCATCAAGCACGTCGCCGCGACCGAGGCCGAGTGGGCGCGGTTCATCGTCGAGGGGCCCCAGGCGGTCGAGTTCACCCCCGAAGCCTTCGCGGCGCGTGCCGACGAGTTCAGCCTGCTCGAGTCCGAGACGCTGGCGGAGATCGTGGCTGCCTACGAGAAGGTGGCCGCTGCCACCGACGAGCTCGTCCGCACGGTCGATCTCGACGAGGATCACGCCCTGCCCGAGGCGCCGTGGTTCCAGCCCGGTGCGCGCTGGTCCAACCGCCGCGTGATCACCCACATCATCGCCGAGACCGCCCAGCACGCCGGCCACGCCGACATCATCCGAGAGACCATCGACGGCCAGAAGACGATGGGCTGA